The window GATTTGATGTTGTAAGGCCATAGAGAATAAAATGTGAGCAGCTTGGTCTTTGTCCATTGAGATTGTAAGCTAACATGAACAGGGTTGATCTCAAGGAGATAACACATGCTAACAATATGCCCATCAGAAGGACTGACTTGCTTGTAAAGATTGTGTTATGTAAATGTGGGCTGGCATGCTAGGCAGGCACAGGATTGGGGCAGGATCAGCTCACTATACACACATGTGCTCATGTAAACACAGTATTAGTAGTTGTTATTTGACTGACTGATTTGTATATCATGTGAGTATGTTATTATGATTgcatttgatgttgtttggttgtcttgtcttgtctagGCTACGGTACAGTTGCAAGGAGCTAAACAAAGTTACAAGTTGCAACTCACACACTTAGAATCGGAACTCAATCACTAAAGGTTTGTTCTTAACTCTAATAGCCCATTCAGACTAGCGTTTTGTAACCGTGCACTGCTGACGCAGTTCAGCACAGGTTGGTTTCACCACTTAGTGTGACTGCATTCCAAGTCAAACTAAACTGAACCATGCTGAGCTGGCAAATATCATCTTGTTGTGTCAGCATCATTGGTCTGCTAGTATGAACGCTACCCAACCTTATGCAAAGTTTAGCCCATGCTCAGTAGATTACAAGATAGCATGGTGAGAAGAGGGGGTGATATGACTGAGTCAGTTTGGGGTTCATCGTGCAGTCTTTCCGCTGGACGCTTGCCAAATAGCtaaatgctacaaatagatGTCCGTGGCGATGAATGGTAATTCCTCCTTGCCAATTTGGCTAGCTGCTACAGTGTACTGTGTACAAGCACCATCACTACAGCGTGCTGAGAATGGCAATTAGCGAACTGCATTGGAGCTTCAAGGATTAGAAGGCCAATCTATTGCACttgctttttgtgttgtgcacaTGGAGGGCATTCTTTGCATGCAGCTTCTGTAAGTGTTTAGCTAGAAATGAGCTCAGTGAAGATGACAGTCATGGTTCTGAAGACAACTGCGCAGAAGTAAAACGAAAGCAGATCAATGGTAGAAACCACGATGAAGagtatgatgatgatgacctCAGCGATGCTGAACTTTGATAATGCTAAAGATAGAAGGGCCAAAACTTCAagaatttgattttgacagagCTTTTAAAATTTTGGTATAAAAGGCCAAGAAGGATGGTACTGAACACTTGACGTCTGGTTTTCCGACTTATTCATACCAAAGTCGCATTCCTTTGAGCATGACGTGTGTCAGATTAGTAGActttttacatttgttgtgaCGACCGATAAATGTCGCCTCTTTGTCAGACCAGGTTAGGCTTGAATCATTTTGTTATTTAGATTGTTagctgtttgatgtttgggtGATTTTATCTTGGCTCTGAACTAAAGTGCTCGGCTAGAAATGAACAAAGTCTGTTAGACAAGAGgctatatacatgtatactaaTCAAAATTTTCCAGCAGAAACACTTGTTTATGTGACATTCTGTACGAAAGTGTACACAGTACTTCATTCAGCTGTTGTAATGCAAACTAGAACAACACACGCTGTTTAACAAATAAGCTCATTAATGATCCATAGACAATTACAGCTAAGCATAAGTACGCTTGATGATGCAGAATAACCCGAATACAAGACACCAACAGAAGTGGGCTGGTGCCATTTTCTTCTCTGCATTGTAAATATGCACCAGCTTGGTTTACTGTCTTGTGTCAGCTCGGATCAGCTTGTCTCGGTTGAACAATCATGCAAGTGTGGACTAAACTGGGTCTAGGATACAATTCTATAAAATGAAATGAAATACATAAATAACTGAATTGGGAAATCTGCTTTGCTAAGTGAGACCAATGATGCTTGTTGATCTTCTATAGAGGCTTTGGCCAGACCAATGAAGTTTTTTATGCTCAGATCTTATGACATCAAATTCAGACTACCAAATCAGatagaaataataataaccaCGGGACGTTGTGAGCACAAGCAGTTCTCGATGTGTTCCCTATAAGCATTATTATGATGAGTATTAAACGAATGCCACATACACGTATAgtgaagaagacaaacaaaatgcagaTAGATCACATGGTGTTAACGTCTTTGGGTTACAGATGAGTACTGTACTGCAACACAATTTGCATGTACCAAGCCTTTCTACTGCAGGCACATTCTTGTGCATGAGCAAgtcaaatttgttttattttgttcAAGCTCCATCTAGACCAGAATTTGAGCATGAAGAATTGGTCTATGCTGTCACCTGTTGATACCATAGTTATATGATCCTACACATCTATCTGGTTACTactataataaattattgaattcAACTAATATGTAGGTTTAGTGATAATACGGATGTATTATGTAGGCAGTCTCAGACGAGTATGAAAGTGCAATCTTCACTACACAAAACAGAACTAGAGCAGGTCCAGTTGATGGCTCACAATCAAACTAAGAAAGCACAACAAGCtatacaggtacagtacaacttaTCTACACTGAATAGGCAGCTATTGTGAATTGTATACATTAGGTGTGTTGTGTGACAGTTGCTAAGCTTGCCAATCAGGCTGAAGTCGATCAGTCATCATATATTGATAATATTGCGAGGTTAACAACCCAGCTGCAGATAGAACGAAATCTGGCATCATCAACTGCACAGAAATATGAGCAATTAAAGGTACCCACTACCTCATTCCAACAAAATTTCCTCTACAGTATATTCCCTGTGCTCTTTTTGATCAGGTGAGTAGTGCAAAACGTTGTAGAGAGTTAGCAGAAGAAGTTACACATCTGAGATCATTACATACATCTAGAGATCAAATTAACCAATGATTCCAAGATTCAATTTAGACAAAGATTGATGGTCGATTTATACAAGTAGTTTTATACAGTAACAATGAAGATTATGCTTGTTCATTAAATGTAGTTTCAAATAGTTAGACTGTGTTTTGACTTACTGTCTGCAGCTTGTGCTGGGCACATGACagacacaataattattggtgCTGCTACATGTCCCTAGAACTAGTCAATGTCTCAAACTACTGTGGTGACACCTGCAGCACAATTTCCTCTCCAAACACCTCATTTGCCTGAGATCTTAGTCCCTGTTTGATCAATGCCTGAATCAGAACAGAACGACAAGCTCTAGCACCAACGTTGTCACTCCAATTCTCCAACATGGCTTGAGCTTGCACAAGAGGAAAAGCATGCTCACTCTTTATAGCTGCAATATTTCCTCTAACTTTAAACAATCCCACTGGTTCCAATGTCAAAGCAAACTCTTGCCAGCAGCCTTGTATTTCTTTAGCAAGATGATTTAACTGGACTGATGTCACCTTGTCAGTTTTACAATCTACACCAAAACAATCATATTACAATACTGTAGTAGTTTGCTCTTTTGTATGTTCCTAATAAACCATAACAATCACAATGGTTGCAACAAATGTTAAATAATTCTGTTGATCAACACAAAATCAAGACATGCTACTAGCTTGTATACCAATCTAAGAGTCAAATTGTACCCCAGCAATAACGGACAACCAAAAGAGTGTCAACAACCACTTCAGCAAATGTCACTTTGGTAGCTATACTCATAGCTAGTTCTACAATCAATTATATTGAGATTTAAGTCTCACAAGTTTGGTTTCATGTCTCAGTCTATAACATGGTTAACATTACTACGTAGTAGGTCTCATTTAATCGTCTTAGAACTAATATTTACAAGCAACCCACACAAATATTAGGTATTAGGCTGACCTGGGAGTGGTGCAGGCACGTAAGCTTCTAGCACACAAGCGACATCATTTCTGTATATTGCATTGAGAGCCTTAATCAGCTGTCCGATTGTAGCTTCACTAGGAGGTTTCATTTTGCACCATCGATTTAGCAGGAAAAGAGTAGGGCTCTTACTCTTCTTCCTCACTTTAATTTCATCGAGAGGTCTGACTAGAAGTTCCTTCCACAACCTTCTCCAGTCATCTTCCAAATCATCATCTTTATCTAAAAGTTCAGACACTTCAAAGAAGCACCTTGCAACCGGTTCACCAATAAGGGGCTTCACTGGTGTTGAATAGCTTACTACAGTATGAAAGGAACCTAATTAGTAGTTAGTACATCGTGAAATCTGTAATCATAACATACTAGCAGCTTGTTGTTGTGGCGGCTGTGAAAGATGATGCGGtggtgacatgacatcagtTTGCTACATGAAAACACCAGTTCAGATAGAGATTATATTACAATATGGAAGCTACTCACAGAGCACTCAAGTTGTGGATACCAAAGGTAGAGTCTGGTAGGAGGTTGAACTTCTGTTTTTGTCATACGGCTGTACAGTGAATAACGATTACTTTGATATCCATCGAGAGAAATAAAGTCAGCATTAGAAATGCTAGATATTGATGTCGATGCATTCTGTAGAAATCCAAGACGTAACTTGAGCCCAGCCATTCCCTGCTGTTTTGCCTTGTCTACAATGTTCACAATCCACTCACGAACAGCACCACACACTTTGGAGTTGGGAGGTGTGACTGTATCTGACAAGACAGTCATTTGAAAGTTGTATCTGTTGAGAGCAAACTCCAGTCGATGACCAGGGTAGATGTGGAAGTAGCCCACATTGCAGCAAATAACTGCCAAGCGACGAAAACGTTTACACAGAAGAGTCAGTACTCTATAGAATAATGGCTGAGGAATGCGGATGGGAGCAGATGACAAGATGAGAGGTAATGACTTCTGCTCGTCATTCATCTTGTCTGATTCAAGACCAGCTGCATGCTCCAGAAGGCAAGGAACAAAACAAGCTTGACTCTCAAACACATCACGTTTTTCATTGCATGACTGACCTTCTCTTTCTCCTTCCAGGCTTAGAAAATCATTGCAATCGCTTGCTTTGTCCAGATCCTCTTCTTCAATAACTGGATACTCACACAGCAAATCATAGTGGCTCATCAATGACACAATGAGACGTTGAGCAGATCCTCTGGCATCTGATAAAAGATGTCTCACAAGTGACATTGTCATAATGCCTTTCTCTTTGCTGCGTTTTACATCATTCCAGAACATGGGAACATCACTTTTCATGTATATTGTGATCACTTTCTGCAGCTGTGATACAAACCATTCCACATCTAACACGACTTCTTCTTTATCTCCACTCTTCAATGCCTTGGGATGATACATCAACACTGCACGACTACTCAAATACTGCAGCAACACCAACAGCTCTTCTCGATCTTTGATTCCACTAGCTTTCATGGCAAGCTGCAGTAattcatcaacagttgttgTTCTCTTTGTTGGATCAGAGACTTTCATTTCTCTTACATTTTGTTCGTACTTGAGCCAGCTGATAGGCAATCTGTGATGTTGGGCCACCTTGTGAGCCACTTCCTCTGTTTTCTGACGAAGCAGAGTCACCTGTGGATCTACAACACCACTGTCTGGGTCTGTCAATGTGTTATCCACATAGAAACACATCATATCTTTAGATGCCCATATGATGTGCTCTGCCAACACTGTGCCCTCCAGTTTCTTCCTTATAAATGCATCCTGTTTCTCCACCATCCCTGGCTGCTCCTTTAACTTATCAACATGTGTGCCTACTAGAAACATGACAGGTGATCTGATTCCTACTTTCTCAAATATCATGATACGACGTGACTGATCGCCTTCCATGATATGAACACCTGAAACCCACTCTTCCAATCGATCAAAGTTTGTTTCGTCATCAAATAAAGGAATGTGGACAATTTGTCCATCTTCTGAACGAAACTGAGATGCAGTCTTGCCATCCATTGGCTGACAAGCATCAAACACAACGTACATAAAACCAGCCtttgacataaacaaatgATGTGTGACATAGAACACATTCTGACCAGCATAGTCCAACACAGTTAGCACTATTTCTTTCTTTGCCTTTTGACGAGACTTTGGGTCTCTAATATTTTTTGAAATGCTTTCTTGAATGTGTCGAGGTAAAGTAGTTGTGTTCTCAGTAGAGGAATCAGCAACACTGCGAGACAATGTCTTTGCAGTTTGTAAAGGTAAAGCTTCCGGTTGTTTCCTTTGTTTCCTATTGGTTatactttgttgttgtttgccttGGTAGTTAGATGATCGGACATCAGTTCTCGTTACAGTTGGttgtgtcttcttgtttgGCAATGTAGGCTCTTTGTTTAAAGCAGCACAATAATCAGTGCTGCTTGAGTCGCAGAATATAGAAGATCCGCTTGTTGATTTACCTTTCTTCTTCAGGCTTTTCTTctgctgcttcttttgttgttgctgtcggCTGTCACAACTAAAAGATGTTACCTGttttgcatttgttgcagCCAATAGCTGTTTTCTATCTGCCTTAATCTGATCTGATGATGAACGTTCTTCAGCAACAAAGTCTGTACCACTTGATGGTTTTGCATCTGTGGCTGTTATGTGAGACAAAACGTCTGAGTCTTTAGAAAATGCGGACAAATTCAATGACGTTTGAGATGAGGATGACAAACCTGATGCAACTGATTGTGCAGGAACTGTTAAAGTTGTTGGTTTTCTAAAAGAAACAGGTAACTTTGGTGAACAACCATTAGGTGGTACACGGGGCATCGAAGGTGCAATTCTATGAGAAGAACCAAGAGGAACAGCTGGGATACGTAAATCCTGCTTTGGCGATTTCTTTGTCATGCGAgtgtctttgtgttttgttggaTGTTGACTTTCCTTTGACTTGAAATATTGATCTTTTACTTCTGGTTTGTCGAGTGCCTCTGCCACATTGATCACAACATTCTTCTCATATATTTCTGCATAGTCAGCACTTGTGAGAGGTTTGGTCCAGTCACATGCTTCCTTCACAATAATCTGACACTTTGGATCAAACACAACTCCTCTTGTACTCGGCTCATCAGGATTGAACTTCTGGAGAGTGAGAGATTTTGTCAAGCTTGTCTTACCCACACCATCACGTCCAACTACATCAACACGTAGAAACACGTTTACCGCTGACCCCTCACTACAGgatgacagatagacacgcAATGCTGTCTCTCCTTGCGACACAATCTCTTCAGGAaatgtttctataaaataaataaataaatttcaatAGTCAAAGAAGGCTAAAGTTGCATGTTTCATTTACTCACCAGAAGCCTGAATGATTGATGCCATTTTGTCTTTTTTTTGTATTTCCAATCTCTTCAAAACAGATTCTTTACTACTTCGATTTTTACTCATATCAGCGCCATGAGACAAAAGAAGTCTTACTATATCATTTTGTTCACTAACAACAGCTAAATCCAATGCACCTTTTGTGCCCATTATCTTGGGATTAATAGTCGCACCATGTTCTACCAGCAAACGACACAAATCAAAATGTCCCAGCTCTACTGCCAGATGTAGAGGAGGTTCCTTAAGAGTACGACCTTGGGAGCTGTAAGGTACATCTGAATTTACAGATGCTCCATGATCAATCAAATGCTGACAAAAAGTAATATCCTGCTCTTCGACTGCTCTCTGAATAAGTGAGTATCCTGTTGTAGTGTGACAGTTTGCTTCTCTCAGACACAATCTACTCGAAGGGTCTAACGTAGCACTAGCTTTAAAAATATGACGACAAGTATCGATGTCGCCATCTTCATGAGCACTACTAACAATGGCCATAAGCTCTTCTTTATCAATATTCACCTTCTGCAAGTCATCTAATACAGCATCACCCGACTTTTGAAACAAATAGCAGAATGTTTTGGCAAGTCTGTTCTTCAAGGCAACGTGCAGAGCTAAGTTTCCTTCTCTGTCAGCTATATGAGGGTTCACTCCATGTGATATCAACTTACCACACAACTCAACACGTTCAACACGACTCTTACAAGCCAAGTGCAGTAATGTCTCACCAAACACATTCAACATATTGCAGTCAGCATCACTTTTAACTAACACGTCAAATGTTTTCATATGTCCTTTCTGACATGCTAGATGCAGAGGTGTGTCTCCATTGCTATCTACAACATTCAGTCGTGATCCCTTTGCTATGAGCATCTCACAAACCTCAAAACAATCTCTTTTGCTACGAACTGCCCTATGAAGAACAGTTTGATGAAAATTATTTTTAGAAAACACATCAGCATTGCAGTCCAACAGATATTGAACTGTTGATGTTAAATCAGCCtcacatgccaagtgtagtggttggttgcCATCTTTATCTActacatcaatcttggcatgatgttttagtaaaatagaacacaattcaggacagtcttccAGTCCACCAGCtactgtatgtagtggtgtttgtccatcttcattcaattcatttacatctgctccacaatctACTAACGACTGGACAGTCTGAATGTGACCTCGTTTGGCTGCTATGTGTAAAGCATGATTACCATCATGTACTTCATAAGATTTCAGTACTGATTCATTTGCAAAATGGAAAGGTTTTTTCTGTTGGTTGTTTAGAGCAGTTAGATCAGCACCATGAGATAACAATAAACCAACAGTTGAAGTATGCCATTGTTTACacgccaagtgtagtggttggtttccatctttatccactgcatcaaccTTGGCATTGTGGTCTAGTaacatagaacacaattcaggacagtctttctctccaccagctgctgtatgtagtggtgtttgtccatattcaTTCAATttatttacatctgctccacaatccactaacaGTTGGACAGTCTGAATGTGACCTTTTTCAACTACTGTGTGTACAGCATGATTACCATTGTGTACTCTATAAGATTTCAAAACTGACTCATTTGCCAAATGTAAAGGTTTCCTCTGCCACTTGTTTAGAGCAGTGACGTCAGCCCCATGAGACAACAATACGTGTACAGTTGCAGTATGCCTtcgtttacatgccaagtgtagtggttggtttccatctttatccactgtaTCAACCTTGGCATTATGTTcca of the Corticium candelabrum chromosome 7, ooCorCand1.1, whole genome shotgun sequence genome contains:
- the LOC134182243 gene encoding uncharacterized protein LOC134182243; translated protein: MKVQSSLHKTELEQVQLMAHNQTKKAQQAIQVCCVTVAKLANQAEVDQSSYIDNIARLTTQLQIERNLASSTAQKYEQLKVSSAKRCRELAEEVTHLRSLHTSRDQINQ
- the LOC134181771 gene encoding uncharacterized protein LOC134181771, with the protein product MLIAKGSRLNVVDSNGDTPLHLACQKGHMKTFDVLVKSDADCNMLNVFGETLLHLACKSRVERVELCGKLISHGVNPHIADREGNLALHVALKNRLAKTFCYLFQKSGDAVLDDLQKVNIDKEELMAIVSSAHEDGDIDTCRHIFKASATLDPSSRLCLREANCHTTTGYSLIQRAVEEQDITFCQHLIDHGASVNSDVPYSSQGRTLKEPPLHLAVELGHFDLCRLLVEHGATINPKIMGTKGALDLAVVSEQNDIVRLLLSHGADMSKNRSSKESVLKRLEIQKKDKMASIIQASETFPEEIVSQGETALRVYLSSCSEGSAVNVFLRVDVVGRDGVGKTSLTKSLTLQKFNPDEPSTRGVVFDPKCQIIVKEACDWTKPLTSADYAEIYEKNVVINVAEALDKPEVKDQYFKSKESQHPTKHKDTRMTKKSPKQDLRIPAVPLGSSHRIAPSMPRVPPNGCSPKLPVSFRKPTTLTVPAQSVASGLSSSSQTSLNLSAFSKDSDVLSHITATDAKPSSGTDFVAEERSSSDQIKADRKQLLAATNAKQVTSFSCDSRQQQQKKQQKKSLKKKGKSTSGSSIFCDSSSTDYCAALNKEPTLPNKKTQPTVTRTDVRSSNYQGKQQQSITNRKQRKQPEALPLQTAKTLSRSVADSSTENTTTLPRHIQESISKNIRDPKSRQKAKKEIVLTVLDYAGQNVFYVTHHLFMSKAGFMYVVFDACQPMDGKTASQFRSEDGQIVHIPLFDDETNFDRLEEWVSGVHIMEGDQSRRIMIFEKVGIRSPVMFLVGTHVDKLKEQPGMVEKQDAFIRKKLEGTVLAEHIIWASKDMMCFYVDNTLTDPDSGVVDPQVTLLRQKTEEVAHKVAQHHRLPISWLKYEQNVREMKVSDPTKRTTTVDELLQLAMKASGIKDREELLVLLQYLSSRAVLMYHPKALKSGDKEEVVLDVEWFVSQLQKVITIYMKSDVPMFWNDVKRSKEKGIMTMSLVRHLLSDARGSAQRLIVSLMSHYDLLCEYPVIEEEDLDKASDCNDFLSLEGEREGQSCNEKRDVFESQACFVPCLLEHAAGLESDKMNDEQKSLPLILSSAPIRIPQPLFYRVLTLLCKRFRRLAVICCNVGYFHIYPGHRLEFALNRYNFQMTVLSDTVTPPNSKVCGAVREWIVNIVDKAKQQGMAGLKLRLGFLQNASTSISSISNADFISLDGYQSNRYSLYSRMTKTEVQPPTRLYLWYPQLECSQTDVMSPPHHLSQPPQQQAAISYSTPVKPLIGEPVARCFFEVSELLDKDDDLEDDWRRLWKELLVRPLDEIKVRKKSKSPTLFLLNRWCKMKPPSEATIGQLIKALNAIYRNDVACVLEAYVPAPLPDCKTDKVTSVQLNHLAKEIQGCWQEFALTLEPVGLFKVRGNIAAIKSEHAFPLVQAQAMLENWSDNVGARACRSVLIQALIKQGLRSQANEVFGEEIVLQVSPQ